The following proteins are co-located in the Rheinheimera salexigens genome:
- a CDS encoding aspartate carbamoyltransferase, with protein MSFTGEHILSVHQFDRDSIQNIFNIARNMAPYASRNKRTKVLEGAILGNLFFEASTRTRVSFGCAFNLLGGEVRETTGMESSALAKGESLFDTARVISSYSDVIAMRHPQAGSVAEFALGSRVPVINGGDGANEHPTQALLDLFTIERELASSGLTVDGMHIAMVGDLKHGRTVHSLSKLLCLFNNIRFTLIAPSALAMPDDIISAIENAGHKVTITDRLEGNLSADIVYQTRIQEERFSSKDEANLYRGKFRLNQQIYTRYCKSNTVIMHPLPRDSREEANELDNDLNLNPNLAIFRQADNGILVRMALFALTLGVADKVQDYECSVPWFSHKNV; from the coding sequence ATGAGTTTCACAGGCGAACATATTCTTTCTGTACATCAATTTGACCGCGATAGTATTCAAAATATTTTTAACATTGCCCGCAATATGGCCCCTTATGCTAGCCGTAATAAACGCACTAAAGTGTTAGAAGGTGCTATTTTAGGTAATTTATTTTTTGAAGCCAGTACCCGAACCCGAGTGAGTTTTGGCTGTGCTTTTAATTTACTAGGTGGTGAAGTAAGAGAAACCACCGGTATGGAAAGCTCGGCCTTAGCTAAAGGTGAATCGTTATTTGATACCGCTCGAGTGATTAGCAGTTATAGCGATGTGATCGCCATGCGCCATCCGCAAGCAGGCTCTGTTGCCGAGTTTGCCTTAGGCAGTCGAGTGCCGGTTATTAACGGTGGCGACGGTGCTAACGAGCATCCTACCCAAGCTTTGTTAGATTTATTTACCATTGAACGCGAACTGGCATCTTCAGGCTTAACAGTAGATGGCATGCATATCGCTATGGTGGGTGATCTTAAACATGGCCGTACTGTGCACTCATTATCTAAGCTGTTATGCTTATTTAATAATATTCGCTTTACCTTAATAGCCCCTAGCGCGTTAGCTATGCCGGATGACATTATCAGTGCCATTGAGAATGCTGGCCATAAAGTGACGATTACCGACCGCTTAGAAGGTAACCTCAGTGCTGATATAGTGTATCAAACGCGGATCCAAGAAGAGCGTTTCAGTTCAAAAGATGAAGCCAATTTATATCGCGGTAAATTTCGCTTAAATCAGCAAATTTATACCCGTTATTGCAAGTCAAATACCGTCATTATGCATCCATTGCCGCGAGACTCACGCGAGGAAGCAAATGAGTTAGATAACGACTTAAACCTTAACCCTAATTTAGCCATTTTTCGCCAAGCTGATAATGGCATTTTAGTTCGCATGGCGTTATTTGCCTTAACCTTAGGTGTGGCTGATAAAGTTCAAGATTATGAATGCTCAGTGCCTTGGTTTAGCCACAAAAATGTTTAA
- a CDS encoding CopD family protein, with product MTTILVYKALHIFFMVAWFAGLFYLPRLFVYHAETSSVDCDQQFKVMERRLLYFVSPFAILTLVFGLLLIYSYGVAWFKLSYWLHAKLLLVLALYVYHGYCFKLLADFKQNRNQRSSRFYRVFNELPVLVLLAIILLAVLKPF from the coding sequence ATGACAACGATATTAGTTTATAAAGCCTTACACATTTTTTTTATGGTTGCCTGGTTTGCCGGTCTTTTTTATCTGCCGCGATTATTTGTCTATCATGCTGAAACAAGCAGTGTCGACTGCGATCAGCAATTTAAAGTGATGGAGCGTAGATTACTTTATTTTGTGTCACCCTTTGCCATTCTAACCTTAGTATTTGGCCTGCTGCTTATCTATAGCTATGGCGTAGCTTGGTTTAAACTAAGTTATTGGCTACATGCTAAGTTGCTACTAGTGTTGGCTTTATATGTATATCATGGTTATTGCTTTAAATTGTTAGCCGACTTTAAGCAGAATAGAAATCAACGTAGCTCACGGTTTTATCGCGTATTTAATGAACTTCCAGTACTAGTGTTATTAGCCATTATATTACTGGCTGTGCTTAAACCGTTCTGA
- a CDS encoding chloride channel protein, which yields MSNTFLAVLTMQRWKIWLPSLQRRLALAQTSWQLCLLAMLGGLVAALLIILFRLAIIGIQLFFLDKSDDFSTVPADIRWMLPIGGAILIGLIAAITGYKHYRLGIPFVISRIKLKYGVMPFRNTFNQFFGGILALSSGFSVGREGPSVHLGAYGASTIGKYLQLPFNSIRILAGCGIAAGISASFNTPLAAVLFVMEVVLREYRVHVFIPIMLASVVGSLMTQAVFDNTSELALLDIVAISGWHLPYLVICGIIFGVIAYVFNSNLMFLLKLFKNWPLMVRLCLAGVITAAIGYAIPLAMGAETGAIFYAVNAPDDISLLVTIFIGKMLLTLFALGLGVPGGVIGPIFGIGIVLGTLLAIVPALVTGDNSLAGTYAVLGMAGLMAATMHAPLAALVAVMELAHNPTIIVPAMLVIATAYVTAVQLFNNKSIFLLQLDFLQMPYKLSPADDVLQKVGALAMLDTNYQLLDNPDDTAVMQALDNLTPPAQVLVRRGEGNDTQFFLASYDVQLSMTGDSPLQYTPLVGLSHQVTLAEVFAILDQPREGAVYIYKQQDPCQLIGIIRWDQVRSLLVKQNNLL from the coding sequence ATGTCAAATACCTTTTTAGCAGTGTTAACTATGCAACGCTGGAAAATTTGGCTTCCTTCCTTGCAGCGCCGTTTAGCGCTGGCCCAGACCTCTTGGCAATTATGCTTACTGGCTATGCTAGGTGGTTTGGTTGCGGCGTTGCTGATTATTTTATTTCGCTTAGCCATTATTGGTATTCAGTTGTTTTTTCTGGATAAAAGCGATGATTTCTCCACCGTTCCTGCAGATATTCGCTGGATGTTACCCATCGGCGGTGCAATATTAATTGGTCTTATTGCTGCTATTACTGGCTATAAGCATTATCGCTTAGGTATTCCCTTTGTTATTAGCCGAATTAAATTAAAATACGGCGTTATGCCTTTTCGAAATACATTTAATCAATTTTTTGGCGGTATCTTAGCATTAAGCAGTGGCTTCTCTGTAGGCCGAGAAGGCCCTTCGGTTCATTTAGGTGCTTATGGCGCCAGCACCATCGGCAAATATTTACAGCTGCCGTTTAATAGTATTCGTATTTTAGCCGGCTGCGGTATCGCGGCGGGCATTTCAGCATCGTTTAATACCCCTTTAGCCGCAGTCTTATTTGTGATGGAAGTGGTGTTACGCGAATATCGGGTACATGTTTTTATCCCTATCATGCTGGCTTCTGTTGTCGGCTCTTTAATGACCCAAGCGGTGTTTGATAACACATCAGAGTTGGCCTTATTAGATATCGTGGCGATTAGTGGCTGGCATCTGCCCTACTTAGTGATCTGCGGCATTATTTTTGGTGTTATCGCTTACGTGTTTAATAGTAATTTAATGTTTTTACTTAAACTATTTAAAAACTGGCCATTAATGGTTCGACTTTGCTTGGCCGGTGTTATTACTGCGGCTATTGGTTATGCTATTCCTTTAGCCATGGGCGCGGAAACAGGCGCTATTTTTTATGCTGTTAATGCACCTGATGATATCAGTTTATTGGTCACCATTTTTATTGGTAAAATGCTGCTAACCTTATTTGCCTTAGGTTTAGGCGTGCCGGGTGGCGTGATTGGCCCTATTTTTGGTATTGGCATTGTGTTGGGCACCTTATTAGCGATAGTACCCGCGCTCGTTACCGGTGACAACAGTCTTGCCGGTACTTACGCCGTCTTAGGCATGGCAGGATTAATGGCTGCGACCATGCACGCGCCATTAGCGGCATTAGTTGCCGTGATGGAATTAGCTCATAACCCCACTATTATCGTGCCGGCTATGTTGGTTATTGCCACCGCTTATGTCACTGCGGTGCAGTTATTCAATAATAAATCGATTTTTTTATTACAACTAGACTTCTTACAAATGCCGTATAAATTATCCCCCGCCGACGATGTCCTGCAAAAAGTGGGCGCCTTAGCCATGCTGGACACTAATTATCAATTACTAGATAACCCTGATGACACTGCCGTGATGCAGGCTTTAGATAATTTAACCCCTCCAGCACAAGTGTTAGTTAGACGTGGTGAAGGTAATGATACCCAATTCTTTCTAGCAAGTTACGATGTGCAATTATCCATGACCGGTGACAGCCCGTTACAATACACGCCATTAGTCGGCCTTAGCCATCAGGTAACATTGGCTGAAGTATTTGCTATCTTAGACCAACCTCGTGAAGGTGCCGTCTATATTTATAAACAACAAGATCCCTGTCAGTTAATTGGTATTATTCGTTGGGATCAAGTACGCAGCTTATTGGTTAAACAGAATAATTTATTATGA
- the erpA gene encoding iron-sulfur cluster insertion protein ErpA, translated as MSDPAVPIEFSEAAAKKVALLVTEEENPALKLRVYITGGGCSGFQYGFTFDEKVNDGDFVIEKQGVSMVVDPMSLQYLMGGIVDYTEGLQGSRFIIQNPNATTTCGCGSSFSV; from the coding sequence ATGTCAGATCCGGCAGTGCCAATTGAGTTTAGTGAAGCGGCAGCAAAAAAAGTCGCATTATTAGTTACTGAAGAGGAAAATCCGGCATTAAAGCTACGGGTGTATATTACCGGTGGCGGTTGCTCAGGTTTTCAATACGGTTTTACGTTTGACGAAAAAGTGAATGACGGTGATTTTGTCATTGAAAAGCAAGGTGTTTCAATGGTAGTTGACCCTATGAGCTTACAATACTTAATGGGCGGTATAGTCGATTATACTGAAGGCTTGCAAGGCAGCCGTTTTATCATTCAAAACCCGAATGCAACTACAACATGCGGTTGTGGTTCGTCGTTCTCAGTTTAA
- a CDS encoding helix-turn-helix domain-containing protein: MKGTKSVTSDENKRLCVWLKRQRQEKGHTMRSLSEILGTPHSFIGKVENQERRLDVIEFVRYCQALDIDPVEGLKQVLDNNT, from the coding sequence ATGAAAGGTACTAAAAGTGTCACGTCAGATGAAAACAAACGCTTATGTGTTTGGTTAAAGCGGCAACGTCAAGAAAAAGGCCATACCATGCGTAGCCTGTCAGAAATTCTAGGCACGCCACATTCTTTTATTGGTAAAGTTGAGAATCAAGAGCGCCGACTTGATGTCATTGAGTTTGTTCGTTATTGCCAAGCACTAGATATTGATCCTGTAGAAGGATTAAAGCAAGTATTAGACAACAACACTTAG
- a CDS encoding AmpG family muropeptide MFS transporter, whose amino-acid sequence MSFIINGLRGLHIYFQRRVLSIFILGFSSGLPLMLVFGVLSFWLREAGVSRAEIGYFSWVALAYAFKWLWSPLADHLHLPFLHTRFGRRRSWLLLSQITVIAAIAAMAFTDPQQNLALMAAFAVLLAFASATQDINVDAFRIETAPEELQAALAAAYLTGYRLAMILASAGTLWLAALYSTGKEYELTAWQLTYATMALCMLPGVLTTLLSKEPASQLQQSAKQAGSFNLFNWLKTAVLASFIDFIQRYKWHALLILGLISCYRLSDIVMGVMANTFYVDMGYTKEEIASISKIFGVIMTLVGAALGGILINQFGTLRILFLGAILSAATNLLFATLSTIGHDLTWLTLVISADNLSAGIATSAFIAYLSSLVNLAFTATQYAIFSSLMLLLPKFVGGFSGVMVQHLGYNQFFIMTALLGLPALVLILLLQKFKPKIENTAN is encoded by the coding sequence TTGTCTTTTATCATTAACGGCCTACGTGGCCTGCATATTTATTTTCAACGTCGCGTTTTAAGCATTTTTATCTTAGGCTTTTCCAGCGGTTTACCATTGATGCTGGTGTTTGGCGTGCTATCTTTTTGGCTACGCGAAGCGGGGGTATCTCGTGCTGAGATCGGCTATTTTAGCTGGGTAGCTTTAGCTTATGCTTTTAAATGGCTGTGGTCACCGCTAGCCGATCATTTGCATCTGCCTTTTCTCCATACCCGCTTTGGTCGTCGCCGTAGTTGGTTATTGTTATCGCAGATAACCGTAATCGCCGCTATAGCCGCGATGGCATTTACTGATCCGCAACAAAATTTAGCCTTAATGGCAGCCTTTGCCGTTTTATTAGCTTTTGCTTCAGCCACCCAAGATATTAATGTCGATGCTTTTCGCATAGAAACCGCCCCTGAAGAGTTACAAGCAGCTTTAGCCGCGGCTTATCTGACAGGCTACCGTTTAGCCATGATTTTAGCGTCAGCCGGTACCTTATGGTTAGCGGCATTATATTCAACGGGTAAAGAGTATGAGTTAACAGCTTGGCAACTCACTTACGCTACTATGGCTTTATGTATGCTGCCCGGTGTGTTAACAACACTATTAAGCAAAGAACCCGCTAGCCAATTACAGCAAAGTGCTAAACAAGCTGGCAGCTTTAATTTATTTAATTGGCTTAAAACGGCGGTTTTAGCCTCTTTTATTGATTTTATTCAACGCTATAAATGGCATGCCTTATTAATTTTAGGCTTAATTTCCTGCTATCGATTATCTGATATTGTTATGGGCGTAATGGCCAATACCTTTTATGTTGATATGGGCTACACCAAAGAAGAAATAGCCAGTATTTCGAAAATATTCGGTGTTATTATGACACTAGTTGGCGCAGCTTTAGGCGGGATACTGATAAACCAATTTGGTACCTTACGGATTTTATTTTTAGGCGCTATTTTAAGTGCAGCCACTAACTTACTGTTTGCTACTTTAAGTACTATTGGGCATGACTTAACATGGTTAACTTTAGTAATTTCGGCTGATAACCTTAGTGCAGGTATCGCTACTAGCGCCTTTATTGCGTATTTATCTTCTTTGGTCAATTTAGCATTTACCGCGACCCAATATGCCATTTTTAGCTCGCTAATGCTGCTACTACCGAAATTTGTTGGCGGGTTCTCTGGTGTTATGGTGCAGCACCTTGGCTATAATCAGTTTTTTATTATGACCGCTTTATTGGGTTTACCCGCATTAGTCTTAATTTTATTACTGCAAAAGTTTAAGCCTAAAATCGAAAACACCGCCAATTAG
- a CDS encoding peptidylprolyl isomerase, with amino-acid sequence MINRLLSASVLKVLLTVLFTVLLSCSMNALADPGQFIQPNNLYPKVLISTTLGDIEVELDRSRAPITVNNFLSYVKEKRYNNTLFHRLEPDYVVQGGGYNTDFRAILEREPIINESGNGLKNQYATIAMARLNDPHSATSQFFFNLKDNANLDPGSRWGYTVFGRITGGETVLETMRQQATDVSVALGWPNVPVEPIVIKMITVLAEPEL; translated from the coding sequence ATGATAAATCGACTGCTATCAGCATCTGTATTAAAAGTACTATTAACCGTATTATTTACAGTACTATTAAGTTGTAGTATGAATGCGCTGGCTGACCCTGGCCAATTTATTCAGCCCAACAATTTATATCCTAAAGTATTGATCAGTACTACTTTGGGCGATATTGAAGTAGAGCTTGATCGCAGTCGCGCCCCCATTACCGTCAATAATTTTCTCAGTTATGTCAAAGAAAAGCGTTATAACAATACGCTTTTTCATCGCTTAGAGCCTGATTATGTAGTACAAGGCGGCGGTTACAATACCGATTTCAGAGCTATTTTAGAGCGAGAACCTATCATTAATGAGTCTGGTAATGGTTTGAAAAATCAATATGCCACTATTGCCATGGCAAGATTAAATGATCCGCACAGTGCCACCAGTCAGTTTTTCTTTAATTTAAAAGATAATGCTAATTTAGACCCAGGTTCACGTTGGGGGTATACCGTTTTTGGTCGCATTACTGGCGGTGAAACAGTACTCGAAACGATGCGTCAGCAAGCGACAGATGTCTCGGTAGCGCTAGGTTGGCCCAATGTACCAGTCGAGCCAATTGTGATTAAAATGATTACCGTACTAGCCGAGCCAGAATTATAA
- a CDS encoding YajG family lipoprotein: protein MRYLLVLALLLVSSCSNNPTRFILAPQAFAAPSQLLSQSQFSLIVLDNRAMPYTLRVMKDGKSYQLKTSNNLVAHLQNTVAQTLTQQGAALDSNSTNQVKIQIAQLQALVQQNTLDHTVTNQVALTVNVKTAAGEFNKTYSGDGNTTGPFKMDVAVVERDLRELTEKVLNQLLQDNSWQEFLRS from the coding sequence ATGCGTTATTTACTGGTTTTAGCATTACTGTTAGTGAGCTCATGTAGCAATAACCCAACTAGATTTATTTTAGCGCCACAGGCATTTGCAGCGCCAAGTCAACTGTTAAGCCAAAGCCAGTTTAGTTTAATAGTGCTAGATAATCGTGCTATGCCTTATACCCTAAGGGTAATGAAAGACGGTAAAAGTTACCAACTTAAAACCAGTAATAACTTAGTTGCCCATTTACAAAATACAGTTGCCCAAACTTTAACTCAGCAAGGTGCGGCGCTTGATAGCAATAGCACTAATCAAGTGAAAATCCAAATAGCCCAGTTACAGGCATTAGTGCAGCAGAATACGTTGGATCATACAGTGACTAACCAAGTCGCATTGACAGTTAATGTTAAAACTGCCGCCGGTGAGTTTAATAAAACTTACTCTGGCGACGGTAACACTACGGGTCCTTTTAAAATGGACGTGGCAGTTGTTGAGCGTGACTTGAGAGAGTTAACCGAAAAAGTTTTAAACCAACTATTACAAGATAATAGCTGGCAAGAGTTTTTACGGAGTTAA
- a CDS encoding methyltransferase, whose protein sequence is MNINFESETGTWQLQRWPLNQHNSSLQAWDAADELLITHAVAAIASFTTTHQRQPNVLIINDSYGALSCALAGCQQTQINDSLLAAQGTLYNRQQNNLPAEQLTQLTSLDNYPTADIVLLKLPNNHSYLQFILQQLATVATPETIIYASAKAKDITRNVMAIFEQLLGPSSASLTVKKCRLIQSQVNPATAQNKAVEFPIVWPLEGTSFKVVNHANVFSREKLDLGARVFLKHLPQLQDNQTVIDLGCGNGVLGLKLLQQNSTIKMIMTDESYMAIDSARQTIANNLPEQLAQCEFVIDDCLQQQADKSVDYILCNPPFHQQQEVTRHIANQMFTDAKRVLKQGGYFRIVANRHLNYTEVLQRLFGNCRLLATGPKFVILEAIKRS, encoded by the coding sequence ATGAATATTAACTTTGAAAGTGAAACCGGTACTTGGCAATTACAGCGTTGGCCATTAAACCAGCATAATTCTAGCTTACAAGCTTGGGACGCTGCCGATGAATTGCTGATCACTCATGCTGTTGCAGCCATTGCTAGCTTTACAACAACGCATCAGCGTCAGCCTAACGTACTTATTATAAATGATAGTTACGGTGCATTATCTTGTGCTTTAGCCGGTTGCCAACAGACTCAAATCAATGATTCGCTACTTGCTGCCCAAGGTACTTTATATAATCGTCAGCAAAATAATCTGCCAGCAGAACAATTAACTCAGCTTACTAGCTTAGATAATTACCCCACTGCAGATATTGTTTTACTTAAATTGCCTAATAACCATAGTTATTTACAATTTATTTTGCAGCAGCTTGCAACCGTCGCTACCCCAGAGACGATTATTTATGCCAGCGCCAAAGCTAAAGACATTACTCGCAATGTTATGGCGATATTTGAACAGTTACTAGGCCCAAGCTCAGCGTCATTGACGGTGAAAAAATGCCGCCTCATACAAAGCCAGGTTAATCCAGCCACTGCGCAAAACAAAGCGGTTGAATTCCCTATAGTTTGGCCTTTAGAAGGCACCAGTTTTAAAGTGGTTAATCATGCTAATGTGTTTTCACGCGAAAAACTTGATTTAGGTGCTCGGGTGTTTCTCAAGCATTTACCACAATTACAAGATAATCAAACTGTGATTGATCTTGGCTGTGGTAACGGCGTGCTGGGTCTTAAGTTGCTACAACAAAATAGCACTATCAAAATGATTATGACTGACGAATCCTATATGGCTATAGATTCAGCTCGGCAAACTATTGCCAATAATTTACCTGAGCAATTAGCCCAATGTGAATTTGTTATCGATGACTGCTTACAGCAGCAAGCCGATAAGTCAGTAGATTATATTCTATGTAACCCGCCGTTCCATCAACAACAAGAAGTCACTCGGCACATTGCTAACCAAATGTTTACCGATGCCAAGCGGGTGCTTAAACAAGGCGGCTATTTCCGTATTGTGGCCAATCGTCATTTAAATTATACCGAAGTTCTACAACGCCTATTTGGTAATTGCCGACTGTTAGCTACCGGCCCTAAATTTGTTATTTTAGAAGCCATCAAAAGGAGTTAA
- the bolA gene encoding transcriptional regulator BolA, with protein sequence MVIYQIIEQKLRQAFTPTFLQVTNESYKHNVAEGSESHFNVTVVSSLFAEQRLLQRHRAVNTVLAEELAQHIHALAIHTYTPQEWSEQQAEQVPASPNCYGGGK encoded by the coding sequence ATGGTTATATACCAGATTATAGAGCAGAAGTTACGCCAGGCATTCACGCCAACATTTTTACAAGTGACTAATGAAAGCTACAAGCATAATGTTGCAGAGGGGTCTGAGTCACATTTTAATGTGACTGTTGTTAGTAGCCTTTTTGCTGAACAGCGTTTGTTGCAGCGGCATAGGGCTGTTAATACTGTGTTAGCTGAAGAGTTAGCGCAGCATATTCATGCCTTGGCCATCCATACTTATACGCCGCAAGAATGGAGTGAACAACAAGCTGAACAAGTGCCTGCCTCGCCTAATTGTTATGGTGGTGGCAAGTAA
- the fabV gene encoding enoyl-ACP reductase FabV: MVIQPKIRGFICTNAHPVGCAEHVNEQIEYVKALGDISQGPKNVLVIGSSTGYGLASRITAAFGSGAKTLGIFFEKEPSETKTASAGWYNTVAFEQAADAAGLWNKHINGDAFTDELKAQAIDIIRQEMGKIDLVVYSLAAPRRKDPVTGDVYSSVLKPIGEAYTAKTLNTSKREIEHVSVEPANDEEIFNTIKVMGGEDWERWLNQLDGAGVLADNCQTVAYTYIGEKLTWPIYGKATIGRAKEDLDRAATAITDKLSRIKGKAYVASLKALVTQASSAIPIMPLYISLLYRVMKEEGTHEGCIEQINGLFREGLYSATPTLDDAGRLRQDGKELSDHIQQAVTDLWHEVTTETIDTLTDYKGYHSEFLRLFGFGYDHVDYNADVQAQLPLKNLVK; this comes from the coding sequence ATGGTTATTCAACCGAAAATTCGTGGTTTTATTTGTACTAATGCGCATCCAGTGGGTTGTGCTGAGCATGTTAATGAACAGATTGAGTACGTTAAGGCGTTAGGCGATATTAGCCAAGGCCCTAAAAATGTACTGGTTATAGGTTCATCAACCGGTTATGGCTTAGCGTCACGTATTACCGCCGCTTTTGGTTCAGGCGCTAAAACCTTAGGTATCTTTTTTGAAAAAGAACCTAGTGAAACTAAAACCGCTTCAGCGGGTTGGTACAATACCGTCGCATTTGAACAAGCTGCCGATGCTGCAGGTTTATGGAATAAACATATTAATGGTGATGCTTTTACCGATGAGTTAAAAGCCCAAGCAATCGATATTATTCGCCAAGAAATGGGTAAAATTGATTTAGTGGTTTATAGCTTAGCCGCCCCTAGACGCAAAGATCCGGTCACGGGCGACGTGTATAGTTCGGTATTAAAGCCAATTGGTGAAGCCTATACTGCTAAAACTTTAAATACCAGTAAGCGTGAAATTGAGCATGTGTCAGTAGAACCGGCTAATGACGAAGAAATATTTAACACTATAAAAGTCATGGGTGGGGAAGATTGGGAACGCTGGTTAAACCAACTGGATGGCGCGGGCGTATTAGCTGATAACTGCCAAACGGTTGCTTATACTTATATTGGTGAAAAATTAACCTGGCCAATTTATGGTAAAGCGACCATTGGCCGGGCCAAAGAAGATTTAGATCGCGCGGCAACAGCCATAACTGACAAGCTTTCTCGGATTAAAGGTAAAGCTTATGTTGCGTCGTTAAAAGCGTTAGTTACCCAAGCCAGTTCAGCTATTCCCATTATGCCGTTATATATTTCATTATTATATCGGGTGATGAAAGAAGAGGGCACGCATGAGGGCTGTATCGAACAAATAAACGGTTTATTCCGCGAAGGTTTATACAGTGCAACACCGACTTTAGATGATGCCGGGCGCTTACGCCAAGATGGTAAAGAGCTGAGTGATCACATTCAACAAGCGGTAACAGATTTGTGGCATGAAGTAACAACAGAAACTATTGATACCTTGACTGATTATAAAGGCTATCACAGTGAGTTTTTACGTTTGTTTGGCTTTGGTTACGACCATGTTGATTATAATGCTGACGTGCAAGCTCAGCTGCCTTTAAAAAACTTGGTTAAATAA
- a CDS encoding Na(+)-translocating NADH-quinone reductase subunit A → MIKLKKGLDIPLSGSPKQEISTGNSIKTVAVLGEEYVGMRPTMSVEVGDSVKKGQILFEDKKNLGVKFTAPVAGTVTAINRGAKRVLQSVVITAEGDAAEKFASYPANQLAGLSAEQVKQNLAESGLWVALRTRPYSQSPALDSSPKAIFVNAMDSNPLAADPSVIIAANAEAFTHGLTVLSTLTAGNKLYLCKKAGSTVPSISQAEVAEFDGPHPSGLVGTHIHFLDSASAKNIVWHIGYQDVIAIGKLFTTGELFNERVISLAGPVVKSPRLVKTILGASVSELTAGELQEGQQRIISGSVLAGTNAHGVHGYLGRFHNQLSVLAEGNDKAFLGWLAPGATKFSVTRAYLAHLNPKRLFNMTTTTNGSPRSMVPIGNYERVMPLDILPTLLLRDLISGDTDEAQALGCLELDEEDLALCTFVCPGKYDYGTILRDCLTTIQKEG, encoded by the coding sequence ATGATAAAACTCAAGAAAGGCTTGGACATTCCCCTATCGGGCAGTCCTAAACAAGAGATAAGTACCGGCAATAGCATCAAAACCGTAGCGGTATTGGGCGAAGAATATGTTGGTATGCGACCGACTATGTCGGTTGAAGTAGGTGATAGCGTAAAAAAAGGTCAGATACTTTTTGAAGATAAAAAGAATCTGGGCGTTAAGTTTACCGCACCTGTTGCAGGTACTGTCACAGCAATAAATCGAGGCGCTAAGCGTGTGTTGCAATCTGTTGTAATAACAGCAGAGGGTGATGCAGCAGAAAAGTTTGCTAGCTATCCAGCTAATCAGTTGGCTGGTTTAAGTGCTGAACAGGTTAAGCAAAACTTAGCTGAGTCAGGTCTTTGGGTAGCATTACGTACCCGACCTTACAGCCAATCTCCAGCGCTAGACAGCTCGCCTAAGGCGATATTTGTTAATGCCATGGATAGCAACCCGTTAGCGGCAGATCCCAGTGTTATTATTGCAGCTAATGCTGAAGCCTTTACGCATGGCTTAACCGTACTATCTACTTTAACCGCAGGTAATAAATTATATCTGTGTAAAAAAGCAGGCAGTACTGTACCTAGCATATCTCAAGCAGAAGTTGCTGAGTTTGATGGCCCACATCCATCGGGTTTAGTTGGCACTCATATTCACTTCTTAGATAGCGCCAGTGCTAAAAATATTGTTTGGCACATTGGTTATCAAGACGTAATTGCCATAGGTAAATTGTTTACTACTGGCGAACTATTCAATGAGCGGGTTATTTCATTAGCCGGTCCTGTAGTGAAATCACCGCGTTTAGTGAAAACCATTTTAGGTGCATCTGTTAGCGAGTTAACTGCAGGTGAGTTACAAGAGGGTCAACAACGTATTATTTCTGGCTCTGTGTTAGCAGGAACTAATGCTCATGGTGTTCATGGCTATCTAGGGCGTTTCCATAACCAATTATCGGTTTTAGCCGAAGGTAATGATAAAGCTTTCTTAGGTTGGTTAGCACCAGGTGCAACTAAATTTTCGGTAACACGCGCGTATTTAGCACATTTAAATCCGAAACGACTGTTTAATATGACCACAACAACTAATGGTTCGCCGCGTTCTATGGTACCAATCGGTAACTATGAGCGAGTTATGCCATTGGATATATTGCCGACATTATTACTACGAGATTTAATTTCTGGTGATACTGATGAAGCGCAAGCTTTAGGTTGTCTAGAATTGGACGAAGAAGATTTGGCACTGTGTACCTTTGTTTGTCCTGGTAAATACGATTACGGTACTATTTTACGTGATTGCTTGACGACCATTCAGAAGGAAGGCTAG